DNA sequence from the Puntigrus tetrazona isolate hp1 chromosome 2, ASM1883169v1, whole genome shotgun sequence genome:
TTTGCAAGACTATTGAGGTACTCTTGGGCCTGAATTTGACTTGTAGGTTTCTTAGAAAATGTGAGTCTGTCCGCATTCTCTTATAAAATGCCCAGTCAATATTTCCTTGACAAtgtaattcttttttaaaaacgtatctTCAATAAGTCTTTGGGTTTACCTGAAAATTACAGACTGATGTGCTACAGCAGAGATAGTAATGCTAATCTCAAGGTGGACCTCCAGAAATGTACTGAATACCACTAATGTagtgtttgtttattgtaaatgctgttcttctccAGGTGTTGATGGTCACCAGTCATTTTCCAGCAACCATAGTGATTGTTTATCTGTGAAGGGATCCCACCAGATACAATCATGGTGCTCATTCTGGGTCGCCGTCTGAATCATGAGAACTCTGGCGGTGTGCCGGAATCGCAGACAATCAAGCGTAAAGTCTTCGAGATCGAGTCTAAGACCCTGAGCGACGTGTACAACTTCTCTTCCGGTTCCTCTCACTCCGAGGGCGTCCTTCAGGTCTTCAATGAGTTCAGAGAAAGCCGCCTCTTCACGGATGTGATCATCAGCGTCCAGGGTCGTGAATTCCCTTGTCACCGTGCCGTGCTGTCGGCCTGCAGCAGTTACTTTCGTGCCATGTTCTGCAACGACCACAGAGAGAGCCGCGAGATGCTTGTGGAGATCAACGGCATCCAGGCTGACGCTATGGACACGTTCCTGCAGTATGTTTACACCAGTCGGGCCTGCATCACCACTCACAACGTCCAGTTCCTCTTCGAGACCTCCAGCCTCTTCCAGATCACCACGCTGCGGGATGCTTGCGCAAAATTCCTGGAAGAGCAGCTGGACCCCTGCAACTGCCTCGGGATCCAACGTTTCGCAGATGCCCACTCTCTCAAACAGCTGGCCAGTCACTGCCGTGCTTTCGCCTTGTTAAATTTTCCAGAGGTGGCTCAGCATGAGGAGTTCCTAGACCTCCACAAGGATGAGCTGCAAGAATACTTAGCCAGCGATGAGCTGTCCATTGGCAGAGAGGAGGTGGTGTTCGAGTCAGTGATGCGTTGGGTCTACCATGGCGTGGAGTACCGCAGACCCATGCTAAAAGATCTGCTACAACATGTCCGACTGCCTCTCCTGCACCCAAACTATTTTGTACAGACGGTGAGTGGCACATTCGAATTCATTTGAACAAGTGGAGAAGCACTTTATTAGTCCAGCAAATTTAGAAATGCACTGCTGAGATGTTTATAAAGTGCTGCTGAGATTACTCATTTTTGTAGGTCAATTTAAAAGTCAGCATCACCCTGGTTCCCTTAAAAAGGCTGTCATTGCCTGTTTCAAGTTGCAAAACAACATTGCCTAAATAAGCACTGTTACCAACAAAAGCTTATGACTTCAAGTTTTTAAACTAACATTTTATACACCTTCATCGTGATAATCTCCGTTCAAGAAACATCATTCCTGTAGCACTCTATGTAGAGATGAAAGAATCTTAAAATAAGCCTTGGTTTGATTCTTAAAGTATCCTACCTAAATTAACTATACCTTGGGTATAGTTTTGGTTCTAAAGTTACAAATCAGGATAAAACAATCTGGCAAGAGATTTGGCTAGTGATGTATTCCATTCGGAGCTAAGAATGATTGTCACATCCGAGTTGACCACATTCCAGTTTCCAAGCTGGAAAACCAACCTTAATGAAAGTTGATTAAAAACGCaccaaaaaacaatattttacaaagaTAAAGACATCCTCTGAGTAGTCAGAACTTCAACCTTGCGAGTGCAGCATTTCGCTCCAATGATAATCCTGCACACTTCGAACCAGTTAATCAAGATCTTGGGGTTCACTTGAAAACTATCGGCAGGTGTGTTGATGTTTGCCAAGTCAAAGCTCTTTCAAGATTATTTAAACAAGATAGCTGGTCTCTACAGGAAGGCAGATATAAGGGAGCCAGATTAAGGACAAGCATTAACAATatggtcatattttttttaggtggAAGGTGATAAATTGATCCAGAATGCACCAGAATGTTATCAGCTGCTGCACGAGGCACGTCGCTATCACGTACTTGGCAATGAGATGATGTCTCCGCGAACCAGACCCCGCAGGTACGCAAACATTTGTGACGGGAAATTGGCCAATAAGATGATTTGCtcttaaaaaacacaaatagtttCTTCTTCCTGTGAGGGACTAAAAGTACATGCAATTCACAGACAAAGTGAAACTGGACAAACTTAAAAACTGGTTTTCCGTGGTGTGTTGAACTTTTTAGGATATAGATGGAGCATTGATACGCTGTCTTTAAATACTCCtaacaagaaaaatataatgcGTGCTTAAACTTTAGTAACTTAAGTGCATAATTCATCTCcacctttttttccctcttatgTGAATAATCACTCAAATTGTGCTGCCAAACCGACAGATTTTTGATCCGGAAAGTAATAAACAGAACTTGCATTACTGGAAAGATGCCATATATTGAGAACAGAATATCGCCTACCACACTAACAACCACTCAAAACACTTTAGAAACCACATAACAACATCCTGGCATTGTGGCGGTGACCTTTGCATGGGCAGGCACCACTCACGTTTTCTTCAGAAGTGTCCGTTTAAAAGAAGGCTCAGAATTAGAAAACATGTCTCGTTCTGGAGGTAGTATTTATTTAGGGAAACCGAAGGAAGtattttggtgtatttttagGGTAGTATCTTTTGTAGGAGTCAGATGTGGGGAGGTTTAATCAGTACTTGGAAGAAGGATTTTGATATGGAGTTTCTGTTTTTAGAGTCAGTACCCTTAATATGGGGTCTGTATCTGTATTTAGAAGTTATGTATATTTAGAGTTTTGTTATTAGGGTCTCTTACTTGTTACAGTGTCTAGAAAGAGGATTCATTCTCCAATGAATCATAGCGGAAGCTCATTGTAGCTTAACAAGAATGAAGCTTAACCACTTTCTGATTATATCACCACTTCAAAGCCAATGCTTATCTGATATAGTTGTTTTTACCCTTGTTTGCAGGTCTACTGGTTTCTCTGAGGTCATTGTCGTTGTGGGAGGCTGTGAGCGAATGGGGGGTTTCAATCTGCCGTACACAGAATGCTACGACCCCGTGACGGGAGAGTGGACATCTCTTGCTAAACACCCCGAGTACACTAAGTCT
Encoded proteins:
- the klhl24a gene encoding kelch-like protein 24a, giving the protein MVLILGRRLNHENSGGVPESQTIKRKVFEIESKTLSDVYNFSSGSSHSEGVLQVFNEFRESRLFTDVIISVQGREFPCHRAVLSACSSYFRAMFCNDHRESREMLVEINGIQADAMDTFLQYVYTSRACITTHNVQFLFETSSLFQITTLRDACAKFLEEQLDPCNCLGIQRFADAHSLKQLASHCRAFALLNFPEVAQHEEFLDLHKDELQEYLASDELSIGREEVVFESVMRWVYHGVEYRRPMLKDLLQHVRLPLLHPNYFVQTVEGDKLIQNAPECYQLLHEARRYHVLGNEMMSPRTRPRRSTGFSEVIVVVGGCERMGGFNLPYTECYDPVTGEWTSLAKHPEYTKSEYAVCALRNDIIVSGGRINSSYVWMYNSQLNVWIRVASLNKGRWRHKMTVLLGKVYAVGGYDGQSCLSNVEVYDSFSNRWTEVAPMKEAVSCPAVTSCAGKLFVIGGEPFENNCSNKVQCYDPESDSWQLKASIPFTKPNISAVSLNHLIYVCGGLTKSIYCYDPSQDHWMHVGHTFSRQESCGMSICNGKIYILGGRGENGEASNNIVCYDPASGIITSTAAMPRPISYHGCVTIHRFSEKQHKF